In a single window of the Thermoplasmata archaeon genome:
- the rpl18a gene encoding 50S ribosomal protein L18Ae — protein sequence MKAYRISGRFRMGRGWQAFSKEVAAADEAAARERLLSVLGSQHGVARKYIEVSGVAEVPAGEIRDHAVKYAVEAKA from the coding sequence ATGAAGGCGTATCGCATCAGCGGGCGCTTCCGCATGGGCCGTGGCTGGCAGGCCTTCTCCAAGGAGGTCGCCGCGGCCGACGAGGCCGCCGCGCGGGAGCGGCTCCTCTCCGTCCTGGGGAGCCAGCACGGCGTCGCCCGCAAGTACATCGAGGTCTCCGGCGTCGCCGAGGTCCCCGCCGGCGAGATCCGCGATCACGCGGTCAAGTACGCCGTGGAGGCGAAGGCGTGA